From Paenibacillus graminis, a single genomic window includes:
- the infC gene encoding translation initiation factor IF-3, giving the protein MINDEIRAKEVRLVGAEGEQIGIKPIREALQMAIDLNLDLVNVAPQAKPPVCRIMDYGKFRYETQKKEKEARKNQKIVDIKEVWFRANIEEHDYQTKFRNVIKFLGEGDKVKCSVRFRGREITHASIGQKILERVKSEVEDISVVERQPKLEGRSMIMILAPKAQ; this is encoded by the coding sequence ATGATCAATGATGAAATTCGGGCCAAAGAGGTTCGGCTGGTTGGAGCGGAAGGCGAGCAAATCGGTATCAAACCGATCCGCGAAGCGTTGCAGATGGCGATTGATCTTAATCTGGATTTAGTCAACGTAGCACCGCAGGCGAAACCGCCGGTATGCCGCATCATGGATTACGGCAAGTTCCGTTATGAAACGCAGAAGAAAGAGAAGGAAGCACGCAAGAACCAGAAGATCGTGGATATCAAGGAAGTCTGGTTCCGTGCCAATATCGAGGAACATGATTATCAGACCAAGTTCCGCAACGTTATCAAGTTCCTGGGCGAAGGTGACAAAGTGAAATGCTCTGTCCGCTTCCGTGGACGTGAGATTACCCACGCCAGCATCGGCCAGAAGATTTTGGAACGTGTAAAGAGCGAAGTGGAAGATATCTCTGTTGTAGAACGCCAGCCCAAGCTGGAAGGACGCAGCATGATTATGATCCTGGCTCCCAAAGCCCAATAA
- the rpmI gene encoding 50S ribosomal protein L35, giving the protein MPKMKTHSSLKGRFKITGSGKVLRYKAHKNHLLSHKSKRAKRVLNGNPVMAPGDVRRLKQGLANLK; this is encoded by the coding sequence ATGCCTAAAATGAAAACTCACAGCAGTCTGAAAGGCCGTTTCAAGATTACCGGATCCGGCAAAGTACTGCGTTACAAAGCTCACAAGAATCATTTGCTTTCCCACAAATCCAAACGTGCAAAACGCGTTCTGAACGGCAATCCGGTTATGGCCCCTGGGGATGTAAGACGCTTGAAACAAGGACTCGCTAACTTGAAATAG
- the rplT gene encoding 50S ribosomal protein L20 produces MARVKGGFVVRRRHKKVLKLAKGYFGSKHRIFKTANEQVMKSMLYAYRDRRQTKRNFRRLWIVRINAAARLNGLSYSKLVFGLKLAGVEVNRKMLADLAVNDLNAFNSLAVVAKEKINA; encoded by the coding sequence ATGGCAAGAGTTAAAGGCGGATTTGTAGTTCGTCGTAGACATAAAAAAGTATTGAAACTGGCAAAAGGTTATTTCGGTTCCAAACACCGCATTTTCAAAACTGCCAACGAGCAGGTAATGAAATCGATGCTGTATGCATACCGTGACCGTCGTCAGACTAAGCGTAACTTCCGCAGACTGTGGATCGTTCGTATCAACGCTGCAGCCCGTTTGAACGGCCTATCCTACAGCAAGCTGGTATTCGGTCTGAAACTGGCTGGCGTAGAAGTGAACCGCAAGATGCTGGCTGACCTGGCAGTAAACGACCTTAACGCATTCAACTCACTGGCTGTAGTAGCCAAAGAGAAGATCAACGCGTAA
- a CDS encoding acyl-CoA thioesterase, protein MDDQNQPQAAPDFKYCRESRVFKTSRVFPNDVNNHKTLFGGKLMSTIDEVASISAMRHCRTNVVTASADSVDFLLPIRPTDSVCFESFVSWTGRTSIEVFVKIISENLYTGERAVAATSFLTFVAVHEDGTPAPVPHIVAETDEEKLISASADQRSELRKIRRTSSKLLASQLSTTKYWE, encoded by the coding sequence ATGGATGATCAAAACCAACCCCAAGCAGCACCGGACTTCAAATACTGCCGGGAATCCCGCGTGTTCAAAACAAGCCGTGTATTCCCGAATGATGTCAATAACCATAAGACGCTGTTCGGCGGCAAGCTCATGAGTACGATTGACGAAGTAGCCTCCATCTCTGCAATGCGCCACTGCCGCACGAATGTCGTAACAGCCTCTGCGGACTCTGTTGACTTTCTCCTGCCCATTAGGCCCACTGATTCTGTGTGTTTCGAATCCTTCGTCTCCTGGACAGGCAGAACCAGCATCGAAGTCTTTGTCAAAATCATTTCGGAAAACCTGTACACCGGCGAACGCGCAGTTGCCGCTACCTCCTTCCTCACCTTTGTAGCTGTCCATGAAGACGGCACACCGGCTCCGGTACCCCACATCGTCGCCGAGACCGACGAAGAGAAGCTCATCAGCGCCTCGGCAGACCAGCGTTCTGAGCTGCGCAAGATCAGAAGAACCAGCAGCAAATTGCTGGCGTCCCAACTGAGCACAACGAAATACTGGGAGTAG
- a CDS encoding BMP family lipoprotein gives MKKLYQLSLVMLLAFTVILAGCGNNNNSGNAAGTNGGTATNAPAEATEAPTDAPKTDVKVGMVTDVGGVNDKSFNQSAWEALQALEKETGIEIKYLQSKSNADYEPNLNQFVKGGYNLTWGIGFDLGDAIKKVATENPKANLAIIDSVVEAPNVESVTFSENEGSFLVGVVAGMTTKTNKVGFVGGAESPVIKRFEVGFKAGVEAVNPKAKVTITYAGAYDKPDIGKSLAATLYDAGNDIIFPAAGATGNGVFNEAKSRNKAGGTKVWVIGVDKDQSLEFGDDVTLTSMIKRVDEAVKKVSQQVVDGTFKGGTTTVLGLKDNGVGLPETSKANVSADILAKVDEYTKQIIDGTIKVPTE, from the coding sequence ATGAAAAAGCTTTACCAACTTTCGCTTGTTATGTTGCTGGCATTCACTGTCATTCTGGCAGGTTGCGGAAACAATAACAACTCCGGCAACGCAGCGGGCACTAACGGCGGGACAGCAACTAATGCGCCAGCTGAAGCAACAGAAGCGCCAACCGATGCTCCAAAAACAGACGTTAAAGTAGGTATGGTTACCGACGTAGGCGGCGTAAACGACAAATCGTTTAACCAATCTGCTTGGGAAGCTCTGCAGGCTCTTGAAAAGGAAACCGGTATTGAAATCAAGTATCTGCAGAGTAAATCCAATGCAGACTACGAGCCAAACCTGAACCAATTCGTTAAAGGCGGCTATAACCTGACTTGGGGTATCGGTTTTGACCTTGGCGATGCTATTAAGAAGGTTGCGACTGAGAATCCGAAAGCTAACCTTGCGATTATCGACAGCGTGGTAGAAGCTCCTAACGTTGAGTCCGTAACCTTCTCCGAAAACGAAGGCTCCTTCCTGGTTGGTGTGGTTGCAGGTATGACTACAAAAACCAACAAAGTAGGTTTTGTTGGCGGTGCGGAAAGCCCGGTAATCAAACGGTTTGAAGTTGGCTTCAAAGCTGGCGTAGAAGCTGTAAACCCTAAAGCTAAAGTAACCATTACGTATGCGGGCGCTTATGACAAGCCTGATATTGGTAAATCCCTGGCTGCTACCCTGTACGATGCTGGCAATGACATCATCTTCCCGGCTGCCGGCGCAACTGGCAACGGCGTATTCAACGAAGCTAAGTCCCGTAACAAGGCTGGCGGCACCAAAGTATGGGTAATCGGTGTAGATAAAGACCAATCCCTGGAATTTGGCGATGATGTAACCCTGACTTCCATGATCAAACGTGTAGACGAAGCAGTTAAGAAAGTTTCCCAACAGGTTGTTGACGGAACCTTCAAAGGCGGCACTACAACTGTACTGGGTCTGAAAGACAACGGTGTTGGCCTTCCTGAAACTTCAAAGGCTAACGTATCGGCTGATATTCTTGCCAAGGTTGACGAATATACTAAACAAATCATCGATGGAACAATTAAAGTTCCTACCGAGTAA
- a CDS encoding ABC transporter ATP-binding protein — MSAAAPVVELKQITKRFPGIVANDSISLTLEKGEIHALLGENGAGKSTLMNIVFGLYQPDEGSIEIGGKPVIIDNPNKAIELGIGMVHQHFKLVEPFTVTENIVLGMEPKKGLKIDYKSAAEQVRKLSEQYGLQVNPNAKIHDISVGMQQRVEIMKTLYRGADILIFDEPTAVLTPQEITELMAIMKRLVAEGKSIILITHKLKEIMQISDRVTIIRRGKVIDTVKTAGTNPNELAEKMVGRGVTFKVDKQIPHIGSSVLKLTNVSSKSKDGVAVLNGLSFEVKAGEILGIAGVDGNGQSELIQAITGLRKIDSGSITVSGKEIANLSPRKVSEMNVSHIPEDRHKHGLVLDFTVSENMVLETYYKSPYNQNGFLNKQVIDQHAEDLVKQFDVRTPSIENKARSLSGGNQQKAIIAREIDKNPTLLIAAQPTRGLDVGAIEFVQKQLIAQRDQGKAVLLISFELDEIMNVSDRIAVIYEGQIVGEVFPQDTNDQELGLMMAGSLKRGGHADV; from the coding sequence ATGAGTGCTGCGGCTCCTGTCGTAGAGTTGAAGCAAATCACAAAACGCTTTCCCGGTATCGTCGCGAACGACTCGATCAGTCTTACGCTCGAAAAAGGAGAAATTCATGCACTGCTGGGTGAGAACGGAGCAGGCAAATCCACTTTGATGAATATCGTCTTCGGACTGTATCAGCCCGATGAAGGCAGCATCGAAATCGGCGGGAAACCGGTTATTATCGATAACCCTAATAAAGCGATTGAGCTTGGCATTGGAATGGTTCACCAGCATTTCAAGCTTGTAGAGCCTTTTACGGTAACCGAGAACATTGTTCTGGGCATGGAACCGAAAAAAGGTCTTAAAATCGACTATAAATCCGCTGCGGAGCAGGTTCGCAAGCTATCGGAGCAGTATGGCCTTCAAGTCAATCCAAATGCCAAAATTCATGACATTTCGGTCGGCATGCAGCAAAGGGTAGAGATTATGAAGACCCTGTACCGCGGTGCGGATATACTAATATTCGACGAGCCTACCGCTGTGCTTACGCCACAGGAAATTACGGAACTCATGGCGATAATGAAGCGGCTCGTTGCAGAGGGCAAGTCCATCATTCTGATTACACATAAGCTGAAAGAAATCATGCAGATTTCCGACCGGGTTACCATCATCCGCCGGGGCAAGGTTATTGATACTGTGAAGACTGCCGGCACCAATCCCAATGAGCTGGCCGAAAAAATGGTCGGACGCGGGGTAACTTTCAAGGTGGACAAGCAGATTCCCCATATTGGCTCAAGCGTGCTTAAGCTGACTAATGTCAGCAGCAAGAGCAAGGATGGTGTGGCGGTTTTGAATGGCCTCAGCTTTGAGGTGAAGGCCGGCGAGATCCTCGGAATAGCAGGAGTCGACGGCAACGGACAAAGCGAGCTGATTCAGGCAATTACGGGGCTCCGCAAGATTGATTCAGGGTCCATCACGGTATCAGGCAAAGAGATCGCCAACCTAAGTCCGCGGAAAGTCTCTGAAATGAATGTCTCCCATATTCCGGAAGACCGTCATAAACACGGTCTCGTATTGGACTTTACAGTCAGCGAGAATATGGTACTGGAGACGTATTATAAGAGTCCGTACAACCAGAACGGATTCTTGAACAAACAAGTCATTGATCAGCATGCTGAAGATCTGGTCAAGCAGTTTGACGTCCGGACGCCTTCGATTGAGAACAAGGCGCGCTCCTTGTCAGGCGGTAACCAACAGAAAGCGATTATTGCGCGGGAAATAGACAAAAATCCGACACTGCTGATTGCGGCCCAGCCTACGCGCGGTCTTGATGTCGGTGCAATCGAATTTGTGCAGAAGCAGTTGATTGCCCAGCGGGACCAGGGCAAAGCGGTACTGCTGATTTCTTTTGAACTCGATGAAATCATGAATGTATCCGACAGAATCGCCGTCATTTACGAAGGCCAGATTGTCGGTGAAGTATTCCCGCAGGATACCAACGATCAGGAATTGGGTCTGATGATGGCGGGAAGCTTGAAACGGGGAGGCCACGCGGATGTCTAG
- a CDS encoding ABC transporter permease, translating to MSRFKKIFATDSYIVPLVAIVMGFLVGAIVMLVGGYDPIAAYSALFKRVFGSPYDFGEAIREMTPLMFTGLAVAFAFRSGMFNIGADGQVLIGMTAASVVGIKFAGTLPSFVLVPLAVIMAGVCGGLWAGIAGYLKAKRGINEVITTIMLNWIALFLSNYIVRTFLLLSGQNRSEDIPASLSMTFLNSVFDNARLHWGTAIALAAAVFFYVYLWKTKQGYEMRAVGLNPHAAEYAGMNVGRNVIKAMFISGVFAGLAGAGEVLGVFHYQSVFAASPGYGFDGIAVALLGLTHPLGVVLAAILYGTLTYGSAGMSFGADVPPELIRIVIGSIIFFIAAQGIVRWVLKPFYFKRKKEKVL from the coding sequence ATGTCTAGATTCAAAAAAATATTTGCGACGGACAGCTACATCGTTCCGCTAGTTGCAATTGTGATGGGCTTTCTGGTGGGAGCTATCGTTATGCTGGTGGGCGGATACGATCCAATCGCAGCCTATTCTGCGCTGTTCAAACGCGTATTTGGCAGCCCGTATGATTTTGGTGAGGCTATCCGTGAGATGACGCCGCTGATGTTCACCGGACTTGCAGTAGCCTTTGCATTCCGTTCAGGGATGTTTAATATTGGTGCTGACGGTCAAGTGCTCATTGGCATGACAGCTGCATCTGTGGTTGGCATCAAGTTTGCCGGGACCTTGCCGAGCTTCGTGCTTGTACCGCTGGCTGTTATTATGGCTGGAGTCTGTGGCGGTCTCTGGGCGGGCATTGCCGGTTACCTGAAGGCGAAACGTGGAATCAATGAAGTTATCACTACCATCATGCTGAACTGGATTGCGCTGTTCCTGTCCAATTATATTGTCAGAACGTTCCTGTTGCTTTCCGGTCAGAACCGTTCAGAGGATATTCCGGCTTCGCTTTCGATGACATTTTTGAATTCCGTGTTTGATAATGCCCGGCTCCACTGGGGAACAGCTATTGCGCTTGCTGCAGCAGTGTTCTTCTATGTGTACCTGTGGAAGACCAAACAGGGTTATGAAATGCGCGCTGTCGGTCTTAATCCGCATGCTGCAGAATACGCAGGGATGAATGTTGGCCGCAATGTGATTAAGGCCATGTTCATCAGCGGTGTTTTTGCGGGTCTTGCAGGGGCAGGGGAAGTGCTTGGCGTATTCCACTATCAATCTGTATTTGCGGCCTCCCCGGGTTACGGCTTTGACGGCATTGCCGTTGCTTTGCTTGGTTTGACGCATCCGCTCGGAGTGGTATTGGCTGCTATACTTTATGGTACATTGACCTATGGATCAGCAGGTATGAGCTTTGGAGCAGATGTTCCACCAGAACTCATCCGAATCGTGATCGGTTCGATTATTTTCTTCATCGCGGCACAAGGAATTGTGCGGTGGGTGCTTAAACCGTTCTACTTCAAGCGCAAGAAAGAGAAGGTGTTATAG